Proteins co-encoded in one Brassica oleracea var. oleracea cultivar TO1000 chromosome C4, BOL, whole genome shotgun sequence genomic window:
- the LOC106341099 gene encoding glutathione S-transferase T3-like isoform X1, protein MENSTCFVNLLASQGCVELDSSEPLCFNSQCSDESTVKERKKWTPKEDIILIGAWLNTSKDPIVGNEQKAGKFWQRIVQYYNCSPQLVGTIPRELGQCKQRWARINDLVCKFSGCYEMALREQRSGQNDNDVMKAALDIFYNDHGSKFNLEHAWRELRHDVKWCSTYLEKESGREKRKAVASDAQGSFAEPEERPIGVKAAKAGSKKKKGGKEEELEKIEGLLALKKQISRQNVLESLLAKTEPLDDMELALKMKLMSEMM, encoded by the coding sequence ATGGAAAACTCCACTTGCTTTGTAAACCTTTTAGCTAGCCAAGGGTGTGTTGAGCTTGACTCATCGGAACCCCTTTGCTTTAACAGCCAATGTTCCGATGAGTCTACTGTCAAAGAGAGGAAGAAATGGACACCAAAGGAGGATATAATCCTCATTGGTGCTTGGCTCAACACCAGCAAAGACCCTATAGTCGGGAATGAACAAAAAGCTGGTAAGTTCTGGCAGAGGATTGTACAGTACTACAACTGCAGTCCTCAGCTGGTTGGGACAATCCCAAGAGAACTTGGGCAATGCAAGCAAAGATGGGCTAGGATCAATGATTTGGTGTGTAAATTTTCGGGCTGCTACGAGATGGCATTGAGGGAGCAGAGGAGCGGGCAAAATGACAACGATGTGATGAAGGCTGCTTTGGATATCTTCTACAATGACCACGGCAGTAAGTTCAACTTGGAACATGCGTGGAGGGAGCTTCGACATGATGTGAAATGGTGTTCCACCTATCTCGAGAAGGAGAGCGGTCGGGAGAAGCGCAAAGCAGTTGCTTCTGATGCTCAAGGGTCATTCGCGGAGCCAGAAGAAAGACCCATAGGAGTTAAGGCAGCTAAGGCTGGTAGCAAGAAGAAGAAAGGTGGAAAAGAAGAAGAATTGGAAAAGATAGAAGGACTGTTGGCGCTCAAAAAACAAATCTCTAGACAGAATGTGCTAGAGAGTTTACTTGCAAAGACTGAGCCACTAGATGACATGGAATTAGCTCTGAAAATGAAACTTATGTCTGAAATGATGTGA
- the LOC106341099 gene encoding uncharacterized protein LOC106341099 isoform X3 translates to MEEELRDKKAQKEYYNMIDFVANAQQGIPKICPCGSITKETVDEDDTYDYLPGKRYFICKDFENDGLHFRQPWVTAIHEEVERLKERYHEQAKLLRECQAVKDEVRMLQDEVRMLLMRVAELERAL, encoded by the exons ATGGAGGAAGAACTTCGCGATAAGAAAGCACAAAAAGAGTACTACAACATGATCGATTTTGTTGCAAATGCGCAACAGGGGATTCCCAAAATTTGCCCCTGTGGATCAATCACGAAAGAAACCGTTGATGAAGATGATACGTACGACTACCTCCCGGGAAAAAGATACTTTATCTGCAAAGACTTTGAG AATGATGGGCTGCATTTCAGGCAACCATGGGTTACGGCTATTCATGAAGAAGTTGAGAGGCTCAAAGAACGGTATCACGAGCAGGCGAAGCTTCTGAGAGAGTGCCAGGCAGTTAAG GACGAGGTGAGAATGCTGCAGGACGAGGTGAGAATGCTGCTTATGCGTGTGGCTGAACTCGAGAGAGCCCTGTGA
- the LOC106339036 gene encoding uncharacterized protein LOC106339036, with amino-acid sequence MGDIPQNDAGVNGANNIPQNQQRAARPIGTYDRPNIHVYSGDHDRGSRTDDKQTGKELKALQDKIYILIADKATQEQLHFVGNPSQETPPIVLEVEGLEEILEKILEAQGKGKVGEEKKTLKDGEVVTSASESSFVPPPYEPKLPFPGRFKKQLQEKYKALFEKQMSEAQVAMPIIDAFMLIPQYIKFLKDVVAAKKKEMKGMMILTHECSAIIQRLDVPEKLEDPGCFTLPLKYPVGILEDLPVKIGRYEIPTDFVVLEMGEEAQDPLILGRPFLATAGAIVNVKEGTIDLHLGKENILHFDIKEKMRKPTVFGQAFYIEEMDTPADEHLEVLPSEDDEEGASPSTHSP; translated from the exons CTATTGGCACTTACGACCGTCCCAACATTCATG TCTACAGTGGAGACCACGATAGAGGCAGCAGAACAGATGACAAGCAGACAGGGAAGGAGTTAAAGGCTCTACAGGATAAGATATACATCCTCATCGCTGATAAAGCCACCCAAGAGCAGCTGCACTTTGTTGGTAACCCAAGCCAAGAAACACCACCTATTGTCCTTGAGGTTGAGGGTTTGGAAG AGATCTTGGAGAAGATATTGGAAGCCCAAGGTAAAGGAAAGGTTGGGGAAGAGAAGAAGACATTAAAGGATGGTGAAGTTGTTACTTCAGCAAGTGAAAGTTCTTTTGTTCCTCCTCCCTATGAACCCAAACTTCCATTCCCTGGTAGATTCAAGAAGCAGTTGCAAGAGAAGTACAAGGCTCTGTTTGAGAAGCAAATGAGTGAAGCTCAGGTTGCAATGCCCATCATCGATGCTTTCATGTTGATTCCTCAATACATCAAGTTCCTGAAAGATGTTGTAGCTGCAAAGAAGAAGGAGATGAAAGGCATGATGATTCTTACCCATGAGTGCAGTGCCATCATCCAAAGGCTTGATGTTCCAGAGAAGTTAGAGGATCCAGGATGCTTCACACTACCTT TGAAGTACCCTGTGGGCATCTTAGAGGACCTCCCTGTGAAGATTGGAAGGTATGAGATACCTACAGATTTTGTGGTGCTTGAGATGGGTGAGGAGGCTCAAGACCCATTGATTCTAGGAAGGCCATTCTTAGCTACTGCAGGAGCTATTGTTAATGTGAAGGAGGGCACGATTGATCTCCATTTAGGTAAAGAGAACATCCTCCACTTTGACATCAAGGAGAAAATGAGGAAACCAACTGTATTCGGGCAAGCCTTCTACATTGAAGAGATGGACACTCCTGCTGATGAGCACCTTGAAGTGTTACCATCTGAGGACGACGAGGAGGGAGCATCTCCCTCTACTCATTCCCCATAG
- the LOC106341099 gene encoding uncharacterized protein LOC106341099 isoform X2: MIFLAGFEMEEELRDKKAQKEYYNMIDFVANAQQGIPKICPCGSITKETVDEDDTYDYLPGKRYFICKDFENDGLHFRQPWVTAIHEEVERLKERYHEQAKLLRECQAVKDEVRMLQDEVRMLLMRVAELERAL, encoded by the exons ATGATTTTCCTTGCAGGTTTTGAAATGGAGGAAGAACTTCGCGATAAGAAAGCACAAAAAGAGTACTACAACATGATCGATTTTGTTGCAAATGCGCAACAGGGGATTCCCAAAATTTGCCCCTGTGGATCAATCACGAAAGAAACCGTTGATGAAGATGATACGTACGACTACCTCCCGGGAAAAAGATACTTTATCTGCAAAGACTTTGAG AATGATGGGCTGCATTTCAGGCAACCATGGGTTACGGCTATTCATGAAGAAGTTGAGAGGCTCAAAGAACGGTATCACGAGCAGGCGAAGCTTCTGAGAGAGTGCCAGGCAGTTAAG GACGAGGTGAGAATGCTGCAGGACGAGGTGAGAATGCTGCTTATGCGTGTGGCTGAACTCGAGAGAGCCCTGTGA